The region TATCGCTGCGTTTTTGAGGCTACCAACAAGTTCATTATTGTCAGCATTTAAAATCTCTATATCACCTAAGCTGCTTCTCTTACCTTTGCGCTCTATTGTCACGATTAATTGTTGTTGCCCATCCGTCATAGATGCTTGTTGGCTACTCAAACTGAGTTCGGCTTCAAGTTCACCTATACGCATGATCACCGGAATCGCTATTCGCAAGTACGCCGTTACTGATAGCTGTAAAGACTCTGCTTGTTGCTGAGTGTGGTTAGCATCGATTTTAGGGGCTAGAGGAATTTGGTGAAATACAATGTAGCTGCGATATTCGCCTTGGGCTAAATTTTTGGGTGGTCTAACAGCGACCCGCACCCTAGTGCCTTGTTCAGGCTTCAAACTGAGTCTTCGCGGTGAATAGCGGGTGAATGAAGTGATTGAATTTGGTGAAGACTCAAGTAGTTCATATTCACCATTAGGTAGCAGCGCTTTATCTTCTAAATAAATTTCATACCTAGAAGGCGTAGTGCTTTTGTTGACTAATGAAAATACGGCGCTTTTGTTGCGCTTGTTATCGAGCTCAACTCTTGTTGGTGTTACGAGTAGGTTTGCTTGTGCTATTGAATGCCCCATAAGCATCAATACAAGGATTATTATTATATTTTTCATGGTATTGCCCAGCTACAGTTTTGCAATTAAATTGCTTTTATTATTGTTTTAATTGTTAGCTTACTTCGAGCTTGTCAGTATTTATTATATCAAGGTAAAGAAGAAATAAAATCCCGTAAATATTACGGGATTTTAGCATTACTTATAACAAGGTTACCCTTTAGTAAGTAACTGAAAGAGTGTAGTTAATTGATTGTGTTCCTGTTGCCGCAGTTGCCGCAGTGATATCTAAAGAGCCCGATACTGGTACAGCTAGCGTGTTACTTGCGATTGTGCCATTAGTTTGTACTGTTGGAGTAAAAATGACACCTGCAACGGAACTGTCTGGAAGTGAAACGGAGAGGGTTACAGGTCCATCAGCTGCAGCAATTGTAAATAAACCAGATGCTGCAGTTGCGCCGCCAGCAACACATGCAGTGCCACTTACTGTGTCTGCATAATCAACAGTACAGTTACCGTCAGCAGCGATAGAAACATCACCAAATTGCATTGCTGTCGTTTCACTTACTGAAATTGGGTAAACAAGTTCAAAGTTTGCTGTACCTGTAGCATCTTCAGCACCTGCTTGAGTAGAAAGTAGGAAGGTAGAAGCTAAAAGTGTTGATAATAGAAGTTTGTTAGTCATTTTGTATTCCAAGGTAGTTAATTATTATTATTAATAATCCCATACTTTTTATGTGAGTAATTGTTTGTACTAAACAATGACTTACTCGATGGGTGAGCTAAAAATAACAGTATTTAAATATTTTGCAACAAAATCGTCACACTTGTTTCCTTGTGATTTCATGTAGCTTAAAGGAATAAGTTAT is a window of Shewanella donghaensis DNA encoding:
- a CDS encoding fimbrial biogenesis chaperone, with protein sequence MKNIIIILVLMLMGHSIAQANLLVTPTRVELDNKRNKSAVFSLVNKSTTPSRYEIYLEDKALLPNGEYELLESSPNSITSFTRYSPRRLSLKPEQGTRVRVAVRPPKNLAQGEYRSYIVFHQIPLAPKIDANHTQQQAESLQLSVTAYLRIAIPVIMRIGELEAELSLSSQQASMTDGQQQLIVTIERKGKRSSLGDIEILNADNNELVGSLKNAAIYPENNSRTFNITLNKPVSSGTKLTIRYTENDNLYLPKTINKTINL